A window of Echeneis naucrates chromosome 13, fEcheNa1.1, whole genome shotgun sequence contains these coding sequences:
- the LOC115053329 gene encoding protein FAM57A produces the protein MLGALTCGSLLFPGLFHAFRKTLRWTFSSWTDADVVCVSERLVSAIHGSLATAAGVRVVTSCSDVMTDSHWLVNAFVVFGAPYMAHDIYAMYLSHFLNHGVRGQAGKASSHSLQTVRAFLAKDWTLVLHHLSLLFVFMPIALFFRRGLGDFFVGCMFITEFSTPFVSIGKILIQLGLDNTRLHKVNGIVILLTFFMCRILIFPFMYWMYGRQFGIPLHKVPFHLPLHCNLGNLVILAPQVYWFILLLKKARRLYLRQKRV, from the exons ATGCTCGGAGCTCTGACCTGCGGCTCGCTGCTGTTTCCGGGACTTTTCCACGCGTTCAGGAAAACACTCAGGTGGACTTTTTCCAGCTGGACGGACGCCGACGTGGTTTGTGTCAGTGAAAG GCTGGTTTCCGCCATTCATGGATCTTTGGCCACTGCAGCTGGAGTACGGGTCGTGACGTCATGCAGTGACGTGATGACTGACAG TCACTGGCTGGTCAACGCGTTCGTGGTGTTCGGCGCTCCCTACATGGCCCATGACATCTACGCCATGTACCTGAGCCACTTCCTGAACCacggggtcagaggtcaagccGGCAAAGCCAGCAGCCACTCCCTTCAGACGGTTCGGGCCTTCCTCGCCAAAGACTGGACGCTCGTCCTCCATCACCTTTCACTGCTCTTCGTTTTCATGCCCATCGCTCTT TTCTTCAGAAGAGGACTGGGTGATTTCTTTGTCGGCTGCATGTTCATCACAGAGTTCAGCACTCCGTTCGTCTCTATCGGGAAGATCCTGATTCAG CTCGGACTCGACAACACCAGGCTGCACAAAGTCAACGGCATCGTGATCCTGCTGACCTTCTTCATGTGTCGGATCCTGATCTTCCCCTTCATGTACTGGATGTACGGCCGGCAGTTCGGCATCCCGCTGCACAAAGTTCCCTTCCACCTGCCGCTGCACTGCAACCTGGGGAACCTGGTGATCCTGGCGCCGCAGGTCTACTGGttcatcctgctgctgaagAAGGCCAGGAGACTTTACCTGAGACAGAAGAGAGTGTGA